Proteins encoded together in one Nocardioides marinisabuli window:
- a CDS encoding inositol-3-phosphate synthase codes for MGSVRVAIVGVGNCATSLVQGVEYYKDADPEGSVPGLMHVMFGDYHVKDVDFVAAFDVDDMKVGKDLSEAIHASQNNTIKIADVPTLGVEVQRGPTLDGLGKYYRETIEESGAEPVDVVQVLREREVDVMVSYLPVGSEEADKFYAQCAIDAGVAFVNALPVFIASDPEWAKKFEDAGVPIVGDDIKSQVGATITHRVMARLFEDRGVTLDRTYQLNVGGNMDFKNMLERERLESKKVSKTQAVTSNLTGELKGKISDRNVHIGPSDHVEWLDDRKWAYVRLEGRAFGDVPLNLEYKLEVWDSPNSAGIIIDALRAAKIAKDRGIGGPIISASSYLMKSPPVQLPDDEGRRRVEAFIAGEE; via the coding sequence ATGGGTTCGGTTCGAGTAGCAATCGTGGGAGTCGGCAACTGCGCCACCTCCCTCGTCCAGGGTGTCGAGTACTACAAGGACGCCGACCCCGAGGGCAGCGTCCCCGGTCTGATGCACGTCATGTTCGGCGACTACCACGTCAAGGACGTCGACTTCGTCGCCGCCTTCGACGTCGACGACATGAAGGTCGGCAAGGACCTCTCCGAGGCCATCCACGCCTCGCAGAACAACACGATCAAGATCGCCGACGTCCCGACCCTCGGTGTCGAGGTCCAGCGCGGCCCGACCCTCGACGGCCTGGGCAAGTACTACCGCGAGACCATCGAGGAGTCCGGCGCCGAGCCGGTCGACGTCGTGCAGGTGCTGCGCGAGCGCGAGGTCGACGTGATGGTCTCCTACCTGCCCGTGGGCTCGGAGGAGGCGGACAAGTTCTACGCGCAGTGCGCCATCGACGCGGGCGTCGCCTTCGTCAACGCCCTGCCCGTCTTCATCGCCTCCGACCCCGAGTGGGCCAAGAAGTTCGAGGACGCCGGCGTCCCGATCGTCGGCGACGACATCAAGAGCCAGGTCGGCGCCACCATCACGCACCGCGTGATGGCCCGCCTCTTCGAGGACCGCGGCGTCACGCTGGACCGCACCTACCAGCTCAACGTCGGCGGCAACATGGACTTCAAGAACATGCTCGAGCGCGAGCGCCTGGAGTCCAAGAAGGTCTCCAAGACCCAGGCCGTCACCTCCAACCTGACCGGTGAGCTCAAGGGCAAGATCTCCGACCGCAACGTCCACATCGGTCCCTCGGACCACGTCGAGTGGCTCGACGACCGCAAGTGGGCCTACGTGCGCCTCGAGGGCCGCGCCTTCGGCGACGTCCCGCTGAACCTCGAGTACAAGCTCGAGGTCTGGGACTCCCCGAACTCCGCCGGCATCATCATCGACGCCCTGCGCGCCGCGAAGATCGCCAAGGACCGCGGCATCGGCGGCCCGATCATCTCGGCGTCGTCGTACCTGATGAAGTCCCCCCCGGTGCAGCTGCCCGACGACGAGGGTCGCCGCCGCGTCGAGGCCTTCATCGCCGGCGAGGAGTAA
- a CDS encoding glycosyltransferase family 87 protein encodes MTDAAPTREDPLAATLSEGLGGPLGERAGRHPWWTPVRVLLALAAVVVALGMLQKAPCYSDTWSDSDARFSQMCYSDLPYLYTGRALAERAWPYSGDESLRERYPEVMEYPVGISYWAWGTALVAQGLTEGLGGLPDLAERRAADPGSLFGDAEVQREIRAFVIVNALGFAVLTLLAVWLLARTHARRPWDALWFAVSPALLLTGLVNWDLLAVVLVAGALWAWATGRPLLTGVLIGVGTATKLYPLFLLGAVLVICLRGRRWRELGVVWLGAGVAWLLTNLPAVLTGYEQWRVFWSFNSERGADLGSLWLVAAQAGDLDIDPSTINTASLAFFAAWCAGVFVLGMLAPETPRLAQLGFLLVAGFLLVNKVYSPQYVLWLLPLAVLARPRLRDQLVWQAGEVFYFAAVWWYLGGLLDAGGGGDAGFYWVAIVLRVGAELYLVALVARDVWRPQHDPVRRPLPPPPPTDVPPGAPAPVHESPVSR; translated from the coding sequence GTGACCGACGCCGCGCCGACGCGCGAGGACCCGCTCGCCGCGACCCTGAGCGAGGGTCTCGGCGGGCCGCTCGGCGAGCGGGCCGGGCGGCACCCCTGGTGGACGCCGGTGCGGGTGCTGCTCGCGCTGGCCGCGGTGGTGGTGGCGCTGGGGATGCTCCAGAAGGCGCCGTGCTACTCCGACACCTGGAGCGACAGCGACGCCCGCTTCAGCCAGATGTGCTACTCCGACCTGCCCTACCTCTACACCGGGCGGGCGCTGGCGGAGCGGGCGTGGCCCTACTCCGGCGACGAGTCGCTGCGCGAGCGCTACCCCGAGGTGATGGAGTACCCCGTCGGCATCTCCTACTGGGCGTGGGGCACCGCGCTGGTGGCGCAGGGGCTGACCGAGGGCCTCGGGGGCCTGCCCGACCTCGCCGAGCGCCGCGCCGCGGACCCCGGCTCGCTGTTCGGCGACGCCGAGGTGCAGCGCGAGATCCGCGCCTTCGTCATCGTCAACGCCCTGGGCTTCGCGGTGCTGACGCTGCTCGCGGTGTGGCTGCTGGCCCGCACCCACGCGCGTCGGCCGTGGGACGCGCTGTGGTTCGCGGTCTCGCCCGCGCTGCTGCTGACCGGCCTGGTCAACTGGGACCTGCTCGCCGTCGTGCTGGTCGCCGGCGCCCTGTGGGCGTGGGCGACCGGGCGGCCGCTGCTGACCGGGGTGCTCATCGGGGTCGGCACCGCCACCAAGCTCTACCCGCTGTTCCTGCTCGGCGCGGTGCTGGTGATCTGCCTGCGCGGGCGCCGCTGGCGCGAGCTCGGCGTGGTGTGGCTGGGCGCGGGCGTGGCCTGGCTGCTGACCAACCTGCCGGCGGTGCTCACCGGCTACGAGCAGTGGCGGGTCTTCTGGTCCTTCAACTCCGAGCGCGGCGCCGACCTGGGCTCGCTGTGGCTGGTCGCCGCGCAGGCCGGCGACCTCGACATCGACCCCTCCACCATCAACACCGCGTCGCTGGCCTTCTTCGCCGCCTGGTGCGCCGGCGTCTTCGTGCTCGGCATGCTGGCCCCCGAGACCCCGCGCCTGGCCCAGCTGGGCTTCCTGCTGGTGGCGGGCTTCCTGCTCGTCAACAAGGTCTACTCGCCGCAGTACGTGCTGTGGCTGCTGCCCCTCGCCGTGCTGGCCCGCCCCCGCCTGCGCGACCAGCTGGTGTGGCAGGCCGGCGAGGTCTTCTACTTCGCCGCCGTGTGGTGGTACCTCGGCGGGCTCCTCGACGCCGGGGGCGGCGGTGACGCCGGCTTCTACTGGGTGGCGATCGTGCTGCGGGTGGGTGCCGAGCTCTACCTGGTGGCCCTGGTCGCCCGCGACGTGTGGCGCCCCCAGCACGACCCCGTACGCCGCCCGCTGCCCCCACCGCCCCCGACCGACGTACCCCCGGGGGCCCCGGCGCCCGTGCATGAGTCCCCGGTCAGCCGGTGA
- a CDS encoding SRPBCC family protein: MTTAATPSNAPDHREHDLRAEIEVDATPAQTWALVSDLRRMPEWSPQVRRTFVPGGAVGPGSRMVNLNHRGWMHWPTQAKVVRFDPHREIAFRVTENWTVWSFTLEPLDDGTRTRIVHRRETPDGISPLSKGLTKVAFGGVPAFGQEMQQGMQRTLERMRATLES; the protein is encoded by the coding sequence ATGACCACCGCAGCCACCCCCAGCAACGCGCCCGACCACCGCGAGCACGACCTGCGTGCCGAGATCGAGGTCGACGCGACCCCGGCCCAGACCTGGGCGCTGGTGAGCGACCTGCGCCGGATGCCGGAGTGGAGCCCGCAGGTGCGCCGCACCTTCGTGCCCGGCGGCGCCGTCGGGCCGGGCAGCCGGATGGTCAACCTCAACCACCGGGGCTGGATGCACTGGCCCACCCAGGCCAAGGTGGTGCGCTTCGACCCGCACCGCGAGATCGCCTTCCGGGTCACCGAGAACTGGACCGTGTGGTCCTTCACCCTCGAGCCCCTCGACGACGGCACCCGCACCCGCATCGTGCACCGCCGCGAGACCCCCGACGGCATCTCTCCCCTCTCCAAGGGCCTGACCAAGGTCGCCTTCGGCGGCGTCCCCGCCTTCGGCCAGGAGATGCAGCAGGGCATGCAGCGCACCCTCGAGCGGATGCGCGCCACCCTCGAGTCCTGA
- a CDS encoding PadR family transcriptional regulator: MARRGETIELAVLGLLHEGPMHGYELRKRLNLMLGWGRVLSYGSLYPTLKKMLRAGLIEESAPTRTPVSRRPRITYQVTPAGTLEFERLMSEVGPTAWEDDNFDIRFAFFSSTDMEIRLRVLEGRRTRLQERLERVQGQLSMTQKEVDRYAAELQRHGVESVEREVKWLSDLINAERGVAHPGPHERTTGEQHDDLPEDQHEDQHVPPAASPEVPATTARLAGPAAGES, from the coding sequence ATGGCACGCCGTGGAGAGACCATCGAGCTGGCAGTCCTCGGACTGCTGCACGAGGGACCCATGCACGGCTACGAGCTGCGCAAGCGGCTGAACCTGATGCTCGGCTGGGGCCGGGTGCTCTCCTACGGCTCGCTCTACCCGACGCTGAAGAAGATGCTGCGCGCCGGGCTGATCGAGGAGTCCGCGCCCACCCGCACCCCGGTGAGCCGCCGGCCCCGGATCACCTACCAGGTGACCCCCGCCGGCACCCTCGAGTTCGAGCGCCTGATGTCGGAGGTCGGCCCCACCGCGTGGGAGGACGACAACTTCGACATCCGCTTCGCCTTCTTCTCCTCCACCGACATGGAGATCCGCCTGCGGGTCCTCGAGGGACGCCGCACCCGGCTCCAGGAGCGCCTCGAGCGGGTGCAGGGCCAGCTGTCGATGACCCAGAAGGAGGTCGACCGCTACGCCGCAGAGCTGCAGCGCCACGGCGTCGAGTCGGTCGAGCGCGAGGTCAAGTGGCTCTCCGACCTCATCAACGCCGAGCGCGGCGTGGCCCACCCCGGCCCGCACGAGCGCACCACCGGCGAGCAGCACGACGACCTGCCCGAAGACCAGCACGAAGACCAGCACGTCCCACCGGCCGCCTCACCCGAGGTGCCGGCGACCACAGCTCGACTCGCCGGCCCCGCGGCCGGCGAGTCGTGA
- a CDS encoding transglycosylase domain-containing protein — protein sequence MKKTPKKKTPRTWKQRSLSVLKWGSIAGLVGALLAAGGFFYLYQSTDIPDPNAEFETETTFVYYDDGKTEAGRFATQDRTSISYEEMPDSIKDAVVAAENQSFWSDSGLDPKGIARAFFNNASGDDTQGASTITQQYVKVLYLTQERSYERKVKEAILALKLHRKQSKTEILQGYLNTIYFGRGAYGVQAAAQAYFGKDATDMNLRQSAVLASVLNNPSRFDPAGGKESKRLLEGRYAYVLSQMEKLESITPEAAEKAVKRLPKFPEIAAESTYGGQKGHVLEMVRDELNRLGFTDDEIDGGGLRVTTTFTEEAMKAAEEGVLEARPEGFGDKQLHVGVASVEPGTGAVRGFYGGQDYVQSQYNWAVTGGQAGSTMKAFALAAAIKEGFSLRDTFDGNSPYELPDGTEIENQGDQSYGSAIDMVYATQKSANSAFIDMTLAMEKGPQKVLDMANAMGVPPAEAGKNAAGIPPTSPGLEPITGIALGNATVSPINMANAYATIANEGVYAEPYVVEEVVNADGEVEYTHEDSTERAVSADIAADVSYALQQNVTGGSGTAALALGRPAAGKTGTATNGKGEVSSAWFAGYTPQMSTAVMYVRGKGNEQLQGWLPEYFGGAYPADTWLAVMSDLMEGLEVEEFPEPVFVDGEAPPGYAPTTAPPAPTTPQPTRQSPTRQPTPTQEPTPTEEPTTQAPTPTPSPTDDCDGILCGPSGSSSPSSSPSSSPSQSPSGGAASGGGPSASPSGRAGGAATAERRRTQ from the coding sequence GTGAAGAAGACGCCGAAGAAGAAGACCCCGCGGACGTGGAAGCAGCGTTCGCTGAGCGTCCTGAAGTGGGGCTCGATCGCCGGTCTCGTGGGCGCGCTGCTGGCTGCCGGTGGGTTCTTCTACCTCTACCAGAGCACCGACATCCCGGACCCCAACGCCGAGTTCGAGACCGAGACGACCTTCGTCTACTACGACGACGGCAAGACCGAGGCCGGCCGCTTCGCGACCCAGGACCGCACCTCGATCAGCTACGAGGAGATGCCCGACTCGATCAAGGACGCGGTGGTCGCCGCGGAGAACCAGTCCTTCTGGAGCGACTCCGGGCTCGACCCCAAGGGCATCGCCCGCGCCTTCTTCAACAACGCCTCCGGTGACGACACCCAGGGCGCCTCGACCATCACCCAGCAGTACGTCAAGGTGCTCTACCTGACCCAGGAGCGCTCCTACGAGCGCAAGGTCAAGGAGGCGATCCTGGCCCTCAAGCTGCACCGCAAGCAGTCGAAGACCGAGATCCTGCAGGGCTACCTCAACACCATCTACTTCGGTCGCGGCGCGTACGGCGTGCAGGCGGCCGCGCAGGCGTACTTCGGCAAGGACGCCACCGACATGAACCTGCGCCAGTCGGCGGTGCTGGCTTCGGTGCTCAACAATCCCTCGCGCTTCGACCCGGCCGGCGGCAAGGAGAGCAAGCGGTTGCTCGAGGGGCGCTACGCCTACGTGCTGAGCCAGATGGAGAAGCTCGAGTCGATCACACCCGAGGCCGCGGAGAAGGCGGTCAAGCGGCTGCCGAAGTTCCCCGAGATCGCCGCGGAGAGCACCTACGGCGGCCAGAAGGGCCACGTCCTCGAGATGGTGCGCGACGAGCTGAACCGGCTCGGCTTCACCGACGACGAGATCGACGGCGGCGGCCTGCGCGTGACCACCACCTTCACCGAGGAGGCCATGAAGGCCGCCGAGGAGGGCGTCCTCGAGGCCCGCCCCGAGGGCTTCGGCGACAAGCAGCTGCACGTCGGAGTGGCCAGCGTCGAGCCCGGCACGGGTGCGGTGCGCGGCTTCTACGGCGGCCAGGACTACGTGCAGTCGCAGTACAACTGGGCCGTCACCGGCGGCCAGGCCGGCTCGACCATGAAGGCCTTCGCGCTCGCCGCGGCCATCAAGGAGGGCTTCTCGCTGCGCGACACCTTCGACGGCAACTCGCCCTACGAGCTGCCCGACGGCACCGAGATCGAGAACCAGGGCGACCAGAGCTACGGGTCGGCCATCGACATGGTCTACGCGACCCAGAAGTCGGCGAACTCCGCGTTCATCGACATGACCCTGGCGATGGAGAAGGGCCCGCAGAAGGTCCTCGACATGGCCAACGCGATGGGCGTGCCGCCGGCCGAGGCCGGCAAGAACGCGGCCGGCATCCCGCCGACGTCCCCGGGCCTGGAGCCGATCACCGGCATCGCCCTGGGCAACGCGACCGTCAGCCCGATCAACATGGCCAACGCCTACGCCACGATCGCCAACGAGGGCGTCTACGCCGAGCCGTACGTCGTCGAGGAGGTCGTGAACGCCGACGGCGAGGTCGAGTACACCCACGAGGACAGCACCGAGCGCGCCGTCAGCGCCGACATCGCCGCCGACGTCTCCTACGCCCTGCAGCAGAACGTCACCGGCGGCTCGGGCACAGCGGCGCTGGCGCTGGGCCGGCCCGCGGCCGGCAAGACCGGCACCGCGACCAACGGCAAGGGCGAGGTCTCCTCGGCCTGGTTCGCCGGCTACACCCCGCAGATGTCGACCGCGGTGATGTACGTGCGCGGCAAGGGCAACGAGCAGCTGCAGGGCTGGCTGCCGGAGTACTTCGGCGGCGCCTACCCCGCCGACACCTGGCTCGCGGTGATGAGCGACCTGATGGAGGGCCTCGAGGTCGAGGAGTTCCCCGAGCCGGTCTTCGTCGACGGCGAGGCGCCCCCGGGCTACGCGCCGACGACCGCGCCGCCGGCGCCCACCACCCCGCAGCCGACCCGGCAGTCGCCCACCAGGCAGCCGACGCCGACCCAGGAGCCGACCCCCACCGAGGAGCCGACGACCCAGGCGCCCACGCCGACCCCGAGCCCCACCGACGACTGCGACGGGATCCTCTGCGGGCCCAGCGGCAGCTCCTCGCCGTCGAGCAGCCCCTCGTCGTCGCCGTCGCAGTCGCCGTCCGGCGGCGCCGCCAGCGGTGGCGGGCCCTCGGCCAGCCCGAGTGGTCGCGCCGGCGGCGCGGCGACGGCCGAGCGACGCCGTACGCAGTGA
- a CDS encoding PKD domain-containing protein — translation MHPTPRHRRRLRATALLAAGTTALSGLGALGLGAATAATAEPASSLSSATSAVAAASAPGVIAAPPSKASLGDLAVENSFVSSVGWVKPAESYPSRILLTNAGTTPVTGVTVSVTAPRGSTITAVRPPSGTSTTPVASGGTDTLTWTVPLVPAGSAESPARVTLVLEHEADSLAQEPTIVWRDLSSTAKVTRAAQSTSVTSHGPKVIPPNEIYETARYGDRPFPIVPVQYTDRKYQATHTGGQLEKIINDPTFEGSTFNLFQEMSLGQLFPEGTVPSAGLDGTDFAYEPGFDFTGVELGQTCTGGLTYADSPLDPAGTPLYPERISDGVYNLPGNTAYYGADANGSALVGALAGVGALQAIDSGCGTPGKMVYDAAAIADPEVDYSDFDTDKDGVVDFFMAVFAGCGGNGASQLTILGCEYTDVSYDNVWPHSSSLEFYYTDPETGLAGFTTDDQLKDLEGRPLWYTDTTRTTMTTTDKGKDLVVYVRVGPYNVNPETAIDAASVISHEYGHSLGLPDFYSTGSRETYGDWNLMATDQSQNMDAFSRQEMGWVVPQVLDASTSVTGWKDSKTDIDAITWQTPDGTPYTLREGTDGRVQNSPMYVAKLPGRQLLDPAVFDSGDKASKTHAWWSGSGNDFGCAPQSGRNLDVAIPQLATVPAGSTVELSMKSWWDIEWDYDYGFVLTTTDGGKTYTSNESENGYTTSNTDPLAGNPNQNQCQATFDHGLTGTSGSYAAGSEALDRKLGETPEAVFLADRYDISELAGKEAGALRFSYATDPGLARPGWFVDDLKVTVTEPGKAPYDVLVTDLETSGGPDDGRIFNGGCRKDLTVAQSCTQGWKFLQAGAASEQDHAYYLEMRDRSGFDFDGKGQADRGGAAFEAGLSLVYTDEAHGYGNTGTDNPPAQSPLDATPTPGSDTPELNDAAFTAAAARSSFSDAPAKPHVDNYSDPSTTSGDWEFAFGCLGFTVRSMSGDDAAPANNLTGDVDLTVGSGCGEFNYGYLDEEPAADNTAPEAVAKATPTTVGTGEDVTLSAEGTTDAQSGVEDLDFVWDFGDGGETKDATGEVVTASYGTPGTKTATVTVTDPQGAVDTASVTITVTEDGAGGGENTAPTAEAKAKPARATDSRSVRLSGKGSSDLETGSKDLSYTWDFHDGGSEVDARGRRTKHRFREVGVQKVTLTVTDEDGASDTDTIRFRVHRFSACQSGKVERSGSWRTVGSQRGPGGNYCDNAAKGQGQGKDVLRLDFSGPQAAVVYGTDAQGGKATVLVDGQRVGVISFKNDEPSRRVSLERVFNGLGKGQHTLVLKVRSKFAYVDGFVTKK, via the coding sequence ATGCATCCCACACCCCGCCACCGCCGGCGACTCAGGGCCACCGCCCTGCTCGCCGCCGGCACCACCGCTCTCTCCGGTCTCGGCGCCCTCGGTCTCGGTGCGGCCACGGCTGCCACCGCCGAGCCCGCTAGCAGCCTCAGCAGCGCCACCAGCGCCGTCGCGGCGGCGTCCGCGCCCGGCGTCATCGCCGCCCCGCCCAGCAAGGCCTCCCTCGGCGACCTCGCCGTCGAGAACAGCTTCGTCTCCTCGGTCGGCTGGGTGAAGCCCGCCGAGAGCTACCCCTCGCGGATCCTCCTGACCAACGCGGGCACCACGCCGGTCACCGGCGTCACCGTCAGCGTCACCGCCCCGCGCGGCAGCACCATCACCGCCGTGCGCCCGCCGAGCGGCACCTCGACCACCCCGGTCGCCTCCGGCGGCACCGACACCCTGACCTGGACCGTGCCCCTGGTGCCCGCCGGCAGCGCGGAGTCGCCCGCCCGGGTCACCCTGGTCCTCGAGCACGAGGCCGACTCGCTGGCCCAGGAGCCCACCATCGTGTGGCGCGACCTGTCCAGCACCGCGAAGGTGACCCGCGCGGCCCAGAGCACCAGCGTCACCAGCCACGGCCCCAAGGTGATCCCGCCCAACGAGATCTACGAGACCGCCCGCTACGGCGACCGGCCGTTCCCGATCGTGCCGGTGCAGTACACCGACCGGAAGTACCAGGCCACCCACACCGGCGGTCAGCTCGAGAAGATCATCAACGACCCGACCTTCGAGGGCTCGACCTTCAACCTGTTCCAGGAGATGAGCCTGGGCCAGCTGTTCCCCGAGGGCACGGTGCCCTCCGCGGGCCTCGACGGCACCGACTTCGCCTACGAGCCGGGCTTCGACTTCACCGGTGTCGAGCTGGGCCAGACCTGCACGGGCGGCCTGACCTACGCCGACTCCCCGCTCGACCCGGCCGGCACGCCGCTCTACCCCGAGCGGATCAGCGACGGCGTCTACAACCTGCCCGGCAACACCGCCTACTACGGCGCCGACGCCAACGGCTCGGCCCTGGTCGGCGCGCTGGCCGGGGTCGGTGCGCTGCAGGCCATCGACAGCGGCTGCGGCACCCCGGGCAAGATGGTCTACGACGCCGCCGCGATCGCCGACCCCGAGGTCGACTACTCCGACTTCGACACCGACAAGGACGGCGTCGTCGACTTCTTCATGGCCGTCTTCGCCGGCTGCGGCGGCAACGGCGCCTCCCAGCTCACGATCCTGGGCTGCGAGTACACCGACGTCTCCTACGACAACGTGTGGCCGCACTCCTCGTCGCTGGAGTTCTACTACACCGACCCCGAGACGGGTCTGGCCGGCTTCACCACCGACGACCAGCTCAAGGACCTCGAGGGCCGCCCGCTCTGGTACACCGACACCACGCGGACCACGATGACCACCACCGACAAGGGCAAGGACCTCGTCGTCTACGTCCGGGTCGGGCCCTACAACGTCAACCCCGAGACCGCCATCGACGCGGCCAGCGTCATCAGCCACGAGTACGGCCACTCGCTGGGCCTGCCGGACTTCTACTCCACCGGCAGCCGCGAGACCTACGGCGACTGGAACCTGATGGCCACCGACCAGTCGCAGAACATGGACGCGTTCTCGCGCCAGGAGATGGGCTGGGTCGTCCCGCAGGTCCTCGACGCCTCGACCTCGGTCACCGGCTGGAAGGACTCCAAGACCGACATCGACGCCATCACCTGGCAGACCCCCGACGGCACGCCGTACACGCTGCGCGAGGGCACCGACGGGCGCGTGCAGAACTCGCCGATGTACGTCGCCAAGCTCCCCGGCCGCCAGCTCCTCGACCCGGCCGTCTTCGACTCCGGTGACAAGGCGAGCAAGACCCACGCCTGGTGGTCGGGCTCGGGCAACGACTTCGGCTGCGCCCCGCAGAGCGGTCGCAACCTCGACGTGGCGATCCCGCAGCTGGCCACCGTGCCGGCGGGCAGCACCGTCGAGCTGTCGATGAAGTCGTGGTGGGACATCGAGTGGGACTACGACTACGGCTTCGTGCTCACCACCACCGACGGCGGCAAGACCTACACATCCAACGAGTCGGAGAACGGCTACACCACCTCCAACACCGACCCGTTGGCCGGCAACCCCAACCAGAACCAGTGCCAGGCCACCTTCGACCACGGCCTGACCGGCACCTCCGGCAGCTACGCCGCCGGCTCGGAGGCCCTCGACCGCAAGCTCGGTGAGACCCCCGAGGCCGTCTTCCTCGCCGACCGCTACGACATCAGCGAGCTGGCGGGCAAGGAGGCCGGTGCGCTGCGCTTCAGCTACGCCACCGACCCGGGCCTGGCCCGGCCCGGCTGGTTCGTCGACGACCTCAAGGTCACCGTGACCGAGCCCGGCAAGGCGCCGTACGACGTGCTGGTCACCGACCTGGAGACCAGCGGCGGGCCCGACGACGGCCGGATCTTCAACGGCGGCTGCCGCAAGGACCTGACCGTCGCCCAGAGCTGCACCCAGGGCTGGAAGTTCCTCCAGGCCGGGGCGGCCTCCGAGCAGGACCACGCCTACTACCTGGAGATGCGCGACCGCTCCGGGTTCGACTTCGACGGCAAGGGGCAGGCCGACCGCGGCGGCGCCGCCTTCGAGGCCGGGCTCTCCCTGGTCTACACCGACGAGGCGCACGGCTACGGCAACACCGGCACCGACAACCCGCCGGCGCAGTCGCCGCTCGACGCGACCCCGACGCCGGGCAGCGACACCCCTGAGCTGAACGACGCGGCCTTCACGGCCGCGGCCGCCCGCTCGAGCTTCTCCGACGCCCCGGCGAAGCCCCACGTGGACAACTACTCCGACCCGAGCACCACCTCGGGCGACTGGGAGTTCGCCTTCGGGTGCCTGGGCTTCACCGTGAGGTCGATGTCGGGCGACGACGCCGCACCGGCCAACAACCTCACCGGCGACGTCGACCTCACCGTCGGCTCCGGCTGCGGGGAGTTCAACTACGGCTACCTCGACGAGGAGCCCGCCGCCGACAACACCGCACCGGAGGCCGTCGCCAAGGCGACCCCCACCACGGTCGGCACCGGTGAGGACGTGACGCTCTCGGCCGAGGGCACCACCGATGCCCAGAGCGGCGTCGAGGACCTCGACTTCGTCTGGGACTTCGGCGACGGCGGCGAGACCAAGGACGCGACCGGCGAGGTCGTGACCGCGTCGTACGGCACGCCCGGCACCAAGACCGCCACGGTCACGGTGACCGACCCGCAGGGCGCCGTGGACACCGCGTCGGTGACCATCACCGTCACCGAGGACGGTGCCGGTGGCGGCGAGAACACCGCCCCCACGGCCGAGGCGAAGGCCAAGCCCGCGCGCGCCACCGACTCCCGCTCGGTGCGGCTCTCGGGCAAGGGCTCCAGCGACCTCGAGACCGGCTCGAAGGACCTGAGCTACACCTGGGACTTCCACGACGGCGGCAGCGAGGTCGACGCCCGTGGACGCCGCACCAAGCACCGCTTCCGCGAGGTCGGCGTCCAGAAGGTCACCCTGACCGTCACCGACGAGGACGGCGCCAGCGACACCGACACGATCCGCTTCCGCGTGCACCGCTTCTCGGCCTGCCAGTCCGGCAAGGTCGAGCGGTCGGGCTCGTGGCGCACGGTCGGCTCCCAGCGCGGCCCCGGCGGCAACTACTGCGACAACGCCGCCAAGGGCCAGGGCCAGGGCAAGGACGTGCTGCGCCTCGACTTCAGCGGCCCGCAGGCCGCCGTGGTCTACGGCACCGACGCCCAGGGCGGCAAGGCCACGGTGCTGGTCGACGGCCAGCGCGTCGGGGTCATCTCGTTCAAGAACGACGAGCCCTCGCGCCGGGTCAGCCTCGAGCGGGTCTTCAACGGCCTCGGCAAGGGCCAGCACACCCTCGTGCTCAAGGTCCGCTCGAAGTTCGCCTACGTCGACGGCTTCGTCACCAAGAAGTAG